The genomic window tttaaaaaattagaccATGTAAAATTTGTCGATTCGAAGACGATCAATTCCCGTCCATTCTCCTCATAAAAAAAGTTTTGATAAATTGAAAACCTGAAAAAGGAAgtcaaacgattttttcatcGTCTAATGCACTCTTCTCACTCTTTTCACTATCGTGGAAACTGTAGATGAGATTAGCGAGAGAAATCTGCTGTTTTCGCCATCGTCTACACGGAGTGAAGGTGATATTCGATTATAGCAACTCGCATTCGCGGTGTTGAGTCAAAGCGCAGCGTCAACTGTGGAGAAAGGGCGGGAGAAAGAGATTTGGAAGCATTCAATCCGGGGCTTTTCGCGCGCTGACGTTTTTTCAGCTGCGAATCGCTAGAAGGTAAATGCACTCTTCTGAGCCTACTTCTGTGTTCCAGAACGGATTTTAAAGCTTCTTCTGGTATCAATATCGATATCAATATCGTCTAACTCCGAAACCGAATGTTTGCTCAAATTTTCGACGTAAGGTCCGGTCTCAGGATGTTCACGcactaaaattaaattgaattaACGATTGaataaattttttatgtATGTACCTCTCAAATTGTGTTTATCTTTTTGACTTTTCAATTCCATCAAATCTCTCACCTTTTCGTTATAAATTTCCAAATAGCTCACTTCCGCTTTGAACGTTTCTTGCGCATGCGCGCTCGCGCTCTTTTCGTTGCCAAAGAGACCCTCGGATATACGCGGAATGAGTCCCGGATTTCCGTCTTCCCATCCCATCATGGAATAAGTTTTTCCGGAGCCCGTTTGCCCGTAGGCAAACACGCACGTGTTGTAGCCGCTCAATGCGCACTCCAAAACGATTTTGCCAAGGTCTCCAAAGACCTTACACAagaaatattattattataatttatttattcgaATTACCTTCTCTTGCGAAGCGTAGTGCCGATCTCTCTTTTCGAATGACCAATACTAAACTCGAACGTTAAAATGACGATGAGTCGATTGGTTTTGGAGAACCGAATAGTCGAACGtgaatttcttcgtcgattccgctTCGTTTGGCTTCAATAATTCCGTCTGACGGCCTTTCATTCGAATTACGCACTTCGATTGACGATGCACTTCTCGTTCGTTGAACGGACGCACTCGCACCGCCACTCGAACGGcagccgaagacgaagacgacatcgTGTAGTACACAGACAGACACACCCCTCTCTGCGAAGctctagcgcgcgcgatGCGTTTGTCCAAGGGCGGGAGGACAGGAACTATATAATTTTCCATTAATCTTTGTGCGACGCGTTCTTGACCTACTTTAaaaatcgattaattaaacgagTCGGATTCGAATCACAAAAGTGAGATCAATACAAAATCCGGGTTGCATACATACGGGTCCCGTGAAACTCACTACGAAGGCATCGACGGCTCAGATCAGTTGGAATGAAGGTAAGAGACGCGTTCGGGTGCTGTATC from Oscarella lobularis chromosome 1, ooOscLobu1.1, whole genome shotgun sequence includes these protein-coding regions:
- the LOC136191058 gene encoding kinesin-like protein Klp98A, coding for MSSSSSAAVRVAVRVRPFNEREVHRQSKCVIRMKGRQTELLKPNEAESTKKFTFDYSYWSFEKRDRHYASQEKVFGDLGKIVLECALSGYNTCVFAYGQTGSGKTYSMMGWEDGNPGLIPRISEGLFGNEKSASAHAQETFKAEVSYLEIYNEKVRDLMELKSQKDKHNLRVREHPETGPYVENLSKHSVSELDDIDIDIDTRRSFKIRSGTQN